taaataataaattatttttctagaaaacgTTTTTCCTCCTCCATATCGAGAACAccttaaaaaaagtattttttgggatcaaaaattattttttttaaaatgtatttttactctttatctaaacactaaaatgtattttgtgaaaatattttttattcgctaaccaaacactagaaaatatttttcagaaaatattttccactcaacaaccaaacataagaaaataagtaaaaaatcaacttattttccatgaaaacattttctagaaattattttccataaaaaacattttccttcgtacCCAACTCACCCTAAATGTTTTAGCTTAGTGTGGATATGGACGAGGCACTTGCAACTTACACAGGTTGAAGGATCTGGAGCCATTCCACTAATTAACTAACTAATATATAACCTCCAACTAGCTAGTATGAACATAAATAGACCATATTACCCATGCGAATTCACACTTCAAGTGACACCTTCTACTCAACAATACTGGTAAGAGTTTCATCCATAAGAAGTTTTCCAACTTCAGAATAGTGTGTTGGAGTTTCACTTGTAAAAGCAACCTATTTACTTGTTGAGATACCATTAAATATGTGCATACAATAAATTACAAAATCCATGAACATAAACTTCAAATCTTAATTTGTAATTggggttttatttttttgagattgTAAGCTAATTAAATCTATTTCAAAATGTAAACATGATGATTTAACACAGATGTGTTCGAGCAATTTATGGAGCATGGTGGGAAATTTAGGAAAACTCTTAACAATGACGTCCAAGCATTATTAAGTTTGTATGAAGCAGCACATATGAGAGTGCGCGGGGAGGAGATCCTTGAAGAAGCTCTTACTTTTACAACTACTCATCTTGAGTTCATGATCCCCATCTCGAGCAACCCTCTCAAGGATCAAATTACTGAAGCCTTAAGCTACCCTATGCGCAAAGCTATACCAAGGTTGGGAGCAAGACAATACATAGACATTTATGAAAACATAGAATCACACAACCATTTGcttttaaaattttccaaattggaTTTTAACATGCTGCAAAAACAGCATCAAAGAGAGCTTAGCGATCTTACAAGGTACACCGCCGATCTTATCCTTTTTACTtaatttgtgtgtgtgtatatatatatatacatatatactataaaATGTAATCTTGTATCACGATCTTGTGATCTAGCTGGTGGAAAGATTTGGATCTCGCAAGCAAAGTGCCATACGCAAGAGACAAATTAGTGGAGGGTTACGCATGGTCGTTGGGATTATATTTCGAGCCACAGTATAGTCGTGCGAGAAAAATGTTAGTAAAAGTATTCAAAATGCTCTCAATCTGCGATGATACATATGATGCATATGCAACCTTTGACGAACTTGTACTTTTCACCGACGCAATACAGAGGTAAAATCTGTACCGCATTTTATCTTTTGAATTCTTTCCATTATTTATGAGTAGAAGGAACATGTTATGTTGTAGAAAATAAGTATCTCTTGTTATTATCGTGAAATGACATATACAAGAATAGTTGATACAAACTTTTGATGCATAGATGGGACGTAAGTGCCATGGATTCGTTGCCACCATATATGAGACCATTTTATCAAGCCATTCTCGACATCTTTaatgaaattgaagaagaattgACCAAAGAAGGTAAATCAGACCGCGTCTACTATGGCAGATTTGAGGTAAACCTCGCTAACTTTGCGTCAATAATAAGTTAAACTAAGTTCTAGAGAAGTAACAAAAACATTGGCGTGAAAGGAACGATTCTAAATTCAAAATGTGTATACTTATTATATCTACTAGTATTAATTTTGCGTTGTCTCCGTTTTAGATGAAAAAGCTAGCAAGGGCCTATTTTAAAGAAGCGGAATGGTTAAATGCTGGCTATATTCCAAAATGTGACGAGTATATAAAAAATGCAATTGTAAGCACTACCTTCATGGTGCTTGGAACAACTTCTTTGATTGGTATGAGGAACTCATTACAAAAGACATTTTTGAATGGATAACAAATGCGCCTTCAATTGTTCGTGCTTCATCAACAATCTGCAGATTAATGGACGATATTAGTGATCATGAAGTAAGTGCAATAAATTATATTCCCCCGGCTAGTACAAGCTAAGTGTAGTCATTAATCTCCCTTTAGTCTTTTCAAGAGTAATTTTTTGTCTGAAGTTGCGGTAATGTCCCCCCGCCCCTTCCCAGGTATAACGACCGCCTCCATGTTTTCTCTAGAATTTCATCAATTTCAGGCTAAGTGTAAAGTGTAAAATATGATAAATTGAAAAtgcttaaaatatataattatactgAAGATAGTGAAATTTACTTCTATGTGTAGACTGACCAACAAAGAGGACACGTAGCTTCAATTATTGAATGCTACATGAAAGAATATGGAGCTTCAAAACAAGAAGCCTATATTAAGTTTCGGAAGGAAGTCAAGAATGCATGGGAAGACATAAACAAGGCACTGCTATGCCCTATTGAGGCACCAACGTTTGTTCTCGAACGAATTTTAAATCTTGCACGCACAATGGATACTTTTTTCCAAGACGAAGAAGATGGATATACAAATTCCAATTCCAAATGTAAGGACATTATTACCTTGTTGCTTGTTGATTCTATCAAAATATGACGATCAATGATGTGTACGCACTGTGTTGACCAATCATTTGGAGCAAATGAGGAAACATTTTGCATATTTACATTAATAAATGGTTTATGTTTGcttaaagagaaaaaagaataaaagagtaAAAGAGAAGGTAAGTTCAACTATCTTTGATTTCCAAGTGTTAGGGGTAACATGGTTAAGGAAAAATTTGTGACTAGCTATATTGAAACTTCTGGTCGTTACATGAGTCTCACTCActtatataaaaggaaaatttcaTTTATATATGAAAAGGGAAAAGGTTTACAATAAAAAGAACCAAATTTTTGTTTATTAAGACTATTTTAAGTAATAAACGAAAAATTTATaaactttttatctttctttttaagctgtaatttttttaaaaaacatttttgtggtttttttttcatcattttttttaacttattccatgcaatttttttcatgtattaatattgtataatgatgtataaacatgtatatttGATGTACAAAtagttatgttatgtatatgtaatgtgtcaatattgtataaatggtgtataaatatttatcgatattgtataaaagtgtatcgaTATTGTCTAAAAGCTATGTAATGTATCAAcattgtataaatgatgtataaatgtgtatcaatattttataaatagtaTATAAATGTGTGTCGATATGTATAAAAGCTATGTAACGTATCAAcattgtataaatatgtataaatgtatattgatttgtataaatagtatataaacatgtatcactattatataaattgtatataaatatgtatcgatattgtattaatgtgtatcaatattgtataaataatttatgcattGTGCTTTACATCCTCGTCAGGTAACACAGTAACAACAATAGCTTCATCAGGCTCAAACTCACTATTCCTCATGTCATGAAAAAGTGCTAGAGCCTTCTTCTCCCTCCTATTTTTTCCTAACAAGGAAattattaaatttcaaaaaacaaCAATACCCTCATCCGTTTGTCTAAATAGTCCAAAAATTATATCCACAATGTCACTTTGAACATAACCATTAACCATCAAATTTCAAAGAATCACATCTTTTTgagccattttatcaaacaccttcttCATATGTATCATTCTCCCACATCCAATTTCTTATTTATAACAAGGTCACCCTTCCAAATAGCCTTGAACTTCTTGAAACATAAGCAGTCCTAAACTTAAAAATCACATGTAACATATAGAAAGCATCGGCCACTGTCCGAAAATATGTTACAATAATATCCAAAATTCAAGTCAATTGTCATACATGGAGATTTTCCTTATTCACCATTAATGGAAGTTAAAAAAACAGTGGAGCCATGAAAAAAGCCAACAAACAGAAAGGGCTGGagagataaatttattttttttaaaaaaaatttgagtttATTTTCGACTTGAGCACGCctctttttcttttgtatcaattttattttcatgttggCTTTTGGGtgatattagttttattttaaataggCCAAAAGCATCGATgaacactcaaacttgttgcgaaaattcacttagacccctaaactaagGTCTGTTTCTATCAGACCCCTAAATCCCCGAATTTTAtttcaattgggcattttttaCCTATGTGGCACTGCACGTGTAGTGCTATCGTGGGAGGTGCCTGaggagcatttttttttttactaatttatgaataaaaagttGTCAAGTGACATTGAGAgccccaaaatttttttaataacaatttttttttttaaacactaaaggcccccaaaagcattagagAGCcccaatattttagtttttaataaaactgaatttaaaaaaaaaaaactgttttttattttcatattttaaaaattttataattttttttaataattagttttttaaataattttttaattattttttcataatttggatcctcaataccattttttattttcattttaaaaagttttataatNNNNNNNNNNNNNNNNNNNNNNNNNNNNNNNNNNNNNNNNNNNNNNNNNNNNNNNNNNNNNNNNNNNNNNNNNNNNNNNNNNNNNNNNNNNNNNNNNNNNtttttttttttactaatttatgaataaaaagttGTCAAGTGACATTGAGAgccccaaaatttttttaataacaatttttttttttaaacactaaaggcccccaaaagcattagagAGCcccaatattttagtttttaataaaactgaatttaaaaaaaaaaaactgttttttattttcatattttaaaaattttataattttttttaataattagttttttatttttattttttaaataattttttaattattttttcataatttggatcctcaataccattttttattttcattttaaaaagttttataatttttttaataattaatttttaattttttaaataattttttgttaatttatttcatttttttaaaaagtttttataatttttttaaataatcaatatttcatttttattttttaaataattttataattattttttaataatttatatcctcaatgccattttttattttcatttttctaaaaaattttataatttttttttaaaaaataattttttaataatttatttcatttttaaaaaatttttataatttattttaaataatcataatttggatctcaatgccattttttattttcattttaaaaagttctataattttttttaataattaattttttattttttagataattttttaataatatatttcattatttaaaatttttgatatttttttaaataatcagttttttatttttatttttaaataattttataattattttttcataatttatatcctcaatgccatttttt
The Capsicum annuum cultivar UCD-10X-F1 chromosome 6, UCD10Xv1.1, whole genome shotgun sequence DNA segment above includes these coding regions:
- the LOC107873004 gene encoding LOW QUALITY PROTEIN: sesquiterpene synthase 12-like (The sequence of the model RefSeq protein was modified relative to this genomic sequence to represent the inferred CDS: inserted 1 base in 1 codon; deleted 1 base in 1 codon; added 38 bases not found in genome assembly) gives rise to the protein MSATIILKSRMNSACFHIFCLDCQNLVKHAQFLPMQEITTQEKQEQEELKEKVRNMLMETLDDSTQKLVLIDTIQRLGVAYHFHNEIETSIKNIFDTTMSQLNDDGLYVVALRFRLVRQQGHYMSPDVFEQFMEHGGKFRKTLNNDVQALLSLYEAAHMRVRGEEILEEALTFTTTHLEFMIPISSNPLKDQITEALSYPMRKAIPRLGARQYIDIYENIESHNHLLLKFSKLDFNMLQKQHQRELSDLTSWWKDLDLASKVPYARDKLVEGYAWSLGLYFEPQYSRARKMLVKVFKMLSICDDTYDAYATFDELVLFTDAIQRWDVSAMDSLPPYMRPFYQAILDIFNEIEEELTKEGKSDRVYYGRFEMKKLARAYFKEAEWLNAGYIPKCDEYIKNAIVSTTFMVLGTTSLIGXEELITKDIFEWITNAPSIVRASSTICRLMDDISDHETDQQRGHVASIIECYMKEYGASKQEAYIKFRKEVKNAWEDINKALLCPIEAPTFVLERILNLARTMDTFFQDEEDGYTNSNSKCKDIITLLLVDSIKI